Proteins encoded in a region of the Isosphaeraceae bacterium EP7 genome:
- a CDS encoding glycosyltransferase, which translates to MSRFLLTVWPLVGHINPFMSVAKALQARGHSVAFYTSESVRPILEAEGMMVLPYVLVDDGPMWEIVRDAESRAWLGWNAPKILMRAVREWIAGTMPGQVADLRRISAEWKPDVIVTETGMWGPIVVLNEVGTVPVAILTTLMGCLIPGPEAPPGGSGLPTPRNFRTRLLSKAVTRLSDMLAVGVRMRVNRVRAENGLPPMAGSVNAHMATLPLYLVPSVRELDYGRRDLPSSVHYVGPCIWNRPSGQAPDRWLEGLPGGQPWVHVTEGTAHYQDPFVLRAAASGLAGLPLQAILTTGSQRDPEEMGLGAVASNIHVRRWVSHSELLPRCAALVTTGGAGTILTALHAGLPMVIVPTHWDKPDNARRIVDAGLGLSLSPRRCTPEALRHAVERVLAEPGYRENARGLALKMNATSGPERAADLLEALALKSAQRGEDFAEKSRASTAQQEVCGPLEWASIDP; encoded by the coding sequence ATGTCGCGATTCTTGCTCACGGTCTGGCCGCTGGTTGGCCACATCAATCCATTCATGAGCGTGGCCAAGGCCCTGCAGGCCCGTGGGCACTCCGTCGCCTTCTATACGAGCGAATCGGTGCGGCCGATCCTCGAGGCCGAGGGGATGATGGTCCTCCCCTATGTCCTGGTGGACGATGGCCCGATGTGGGAGATCGTCCGGGACGCGGAGTCGAGGGCATGGCTGGGCTGGAATGCCCCTAAGATCCTGATGCGAGCGGTCCGCGAATGGATCGCGGGGACGATGCCCGGCCAGGTTGCCGACCTCAGACGCATCAGTGCCGAGTGGAAGCCCGATGTCATCGTCACCGAGACTGGCATGTGGGGGCCGATCGTGGTCCTCAACGAGGTCGGAACCGTTCCGGTGGCGATCCTGACGACACTGATGGGCTGCCTGATCCCTGGCCCGGAGGCGCCGCCGGGGGGATCGGGCTTGCCGACGCCGCGCAACTTCAGGACAAGGCTGCTATCGAAGGCCGTCACACGATTGAGCGACATGCTCGCGGTGGGCGTGCGGATGCGCGTCAATCGGGTCCGAGCTGAGAACGGCCTGCCGCCGATGGCCGGATCAGTAAACGCCCATATGGCAACACTCCCTCTCTACCTCGTCCCGAGTGTGCGCGAGCTGGACTACGGCCGTCGTGACCTTCCGTCGTCGGTCCACTACGTGGGGCCCTGCATCTGGAACCGGCCGTCGGGCCAGGCCCCCGATCGCTGGCTTGAGGGGCTTCCCGGCGGCCAGCCGTGGGTTCACGTCACCGAGGGGACGGCGCACTACCAGGACCCGTTCGTGCTGCGAGCCGCGGCGTCGGGGCTGGCGGGGCTGCCTTTGCAGGCGATCCTGACGACGGGCTCGCAGCGCGACCCGGAGGAGATGGGGCTCGGCGCGGTGGCGTCGAACATCCACGTGCGGCGCTGGGTCAGCCACAGCGAGCTGCTGCCGCGGTGCGCCGCGTTGGTCACCACCGGCGGCGCGGGAACCATATTAACGGCCCTCCATGCGGGTTTGCCCATGGTCATTGTGCCGACCCACTGGGACAAGCCCGACAACGCCCGCCGCATCGTCGACGCCGGCCTCGGCCTGAGCTTGTCCCCCCGCAGGTGCACACCCGAAGCGCTCCGACACGCGGTCGAGCGGGTCCTGGCCGAGCCCGGCTACCGCGAGAATGCGAGGGGGCTTGCGCTGAAGATGAACGCAACTTCCGGGCCCGAGCGGGCCGCCGACCTGCTCGAAGCGCTGGCATTGAAGTCGGCCCAACGCGGCGAGGATTTCGCCGAGAAATCTCGGGCTTCCACCGCCCAGCAAGAGGTTTGTGGCCCGCTCGAATGGGCGTCGATCGACCCGTGA
- a CDS encoding glycosyltransferase, whose amino-acid sequence MARILFTVWPFPGHVNPALGVAKALQSRGHEVGFYTGARAVSLVEGEGFAAFPFRRIDEERIWGLIQGLEARSPIDRTPLKLLRAVFREWLAGTIPQQVADVREVIAAWGPDAVVTDPMMWGPSLVLREADHLRMAVMAFFIGCPLPGREAPPWGPGLPPPRSFGTRLLTRVANFANDILATGLRRELDSIRAGYGLPPMGCSVNAFSARLPLYLIPSVRELDYGRRDLPSSVHYVGPCIWNRPSGQAPDRWLEGLPGGQPWVHVTEGTAHYQDPFVLRAAASGLAGLPVQAILTTGSQRDPEEMGLGAVASNIHVRRWVSHSELLPRCAALVTTGGAGTVMAAIQAGVPQLIVPTRWDKPDNARRVVEAGAGLRLAPGKCTPRRLREGVERLLAEPEFGRNARRLSKLLAEAPGPTGAAQLIESLIGEPSVACPA is encoded by the coding sequence ATGGCAAGGATCCTGTTCACCGTCTGGCCGTTCCCGGGGCATGTCAATCCGGCGCTCGGGGTCGCCAAGGCCCTCCAGTCCCGCGGTCATGAGGTCGGATTCTACACCGGGGCTCGAGCGGTTTCCCTGGTCGAGGGCGAAGGTTTCGCCGCCTTCCCGTTCCGCCGCATCGATGAGGAGCGGATCTGGGGCCTGATCCAGGGGCTGGAAGCTCGATCTCCGATCGACCGGACCCCGCTCAAGCTTCTTCGGGCGGTGTTCCGCGAGTGGCTGGCGGGGACCATCCCCCAGCAAGTGGCCGACGTCCGCGAGGTGATCGCCGCCTGGGGGCCGGACGCGGTCGTCACCGACCCGATGATGTGGGGGCCGAGCCTGGTCCTCCGGGAGGCCGACCACCTGCGGATGGCCGTCATGGCGTTCTTCATCGGCTGTCCGCTGCCGGGGCGCGAAGCACCCCCCTGGGGCCCCGGGCTGCCGCCCCCCCGCAGCTTCGGGACCCGGTTGCTGACCCGTGTGGCGAACTTCGCGAACGACATCCTGGCCACCGGCCTGCGGCGCGAGCTCGATTCCATACGCGCCGGATATGGGCTCCCCCCGATGGGCTGCTCCGTGAATGCGTTCAGCGCCCGGCTCCCCCTCTATCTCATCCCGAGCGTTCGCGAGCTGGACTACGGCCGTCGTGACCTTCCGTCGTCGGTCCACTACGTGGGGCCCTGCATCTGGAACCGGCCGTCGGGCCAGGCCCCCGATCGTTGGCTTGAGGGGCTTCCCGGCGGCCAGCCGTGGGTTCACGTCACCGAGGGGACGGCGCACTACCAGGACCCGTTCGTGCTGCGAGCCGCGGCGTCGGGTCTGGCGGGGCTTCCGGTGCAGGCGATCCTGACGACGGGCTCGCAGCGCGACCCGGAGGAGATGGGGCTCGGCGCGGTGGCGTCGAACATCCACGTGCGGCGCTGGGTCAGCCACAGCGAGCTGCTGCCGCGGTGCGCCGCGTTGGTCACCACCGGCGGCGCGGGAACCGTGATGGCGGCGATCCAGGCGGGCGTGCCGCAGCTGATTGTGCCAACCCGCTGGGACAAGCCCGACAACGCCCGCCGCGTGGTCGAAGCCGGTGCGGGCCTCCGGCTCGCTCCGGGGAAATGCACACCCAGACGGCTGCGGGAGGGAGTCGAGCGTTTGCTCGCAGAGCCGGAATTCGGCCGCAACGCAAGACGCCTTTCGAAGCTACTCGCGGAGGCACCCGGGCCGACCGGGGCCGCACAGTTGATCGAATCGCTGATCGGCGAGCCATCGGTCGCCTGTCCCGCCTGA
- a CDS encoding methyltransferase domain-containing protein codes for MTTGLATNAASETAGGIRIEDETRSRQQKWARERFRILSHVGRWGRARRWLSVDATKVLDVGCAFGYGTVAIASGREGKRWVAGVERDELNIRIACRAYPWLPMVQADATTLPFPDESVDAVLILDVVEHLDNPEGVLAEVRRVLKPGGSLVLSVPHKGLFAAMDSNNAYEALRRRFPSFLPLEPCEESASGTHRHYSIDEVRALIGPGFDIDRSSRTGVGLAEALHLGILVVFKGLLRWRGGYMVLRHLYFTAFLLEDLIPTGPLGYSLTVRARAV; via the coding sequence ATGACGACCGGATTGGCCACGAACGCCGCGAGCGAGACGGCGGGAGGGATTCGCATCGAGGACGAGACGCGATCGCGCCAGCAGAAGTGGGCGCGGGAGCGTTTCAGGATCCTCTCCCATGTTGGCCGCTGGGGTCGAGCACGGCGATGGCTCTCGGTGGATGCGACGAAGGTGCTCGACGTCGGCTGTGCCTTCGGCTACGGGACTGTGGCGATCGCGAGTGGTCGTGAGGGCAAGCGGTGGGTCGCGGGCGTCGAGCGGGACGAGTTAAACATCAGGATCGCGTGTCGGGCCTATCCCTGGCTGCCGATGGTGCAGGCCGACGCGACGACCTTGCCGTTCCCGGACGAATCCGTCGACGCAGTCCTCATCCTCGACGTGGTGGAGCACCTGGACAATCCCGAGGGGGTCCTCGCCGAGGTCCGTCGCGTCCTGAAGCCCGGCGGCAGCCTGGTGCTCAGCGTGCCGCACAAAGGCCTCTTCGCGGCGATGGACTCGAACAATGCCTACGAGGCGCTCCGCCGCCGTTTCCCGTCGTTCCTCCCCCTGGAGCCGTGCGAGGAGTCGGCATCCGGGACACACCGGCATTATTCGATCGATGAGGTGCGTGCCCTGATCGGCCCGGGCTTCGATATCGACCGATCCTCGCGCACGGGGGTGGGCCTGGCGGAGGCACTTCACCTCGGGATCCTCGTCGTCTTCAAGGGGCTCCTCCGCTGGCGGGGGGGATACATGGTCCTCCGACACCTCTATTTCACGGCCTTCCTTCTGGAAGACCTCATCCCGACCGGGCCGCTGGGGTACAGCCTCACCGTCCGCGCGCGGGCCGTCTAG